A stretch of the Meles meles chromosome 19, mMelMel3.1 paternal haplotype, whole genome shotgun sequence genome encodes the following:
- the APOE gene encoding apolipoprotein E: MKVLWAALVVTLLAGCWADVEPESPLEGEPEPEPKLERELEPEAGWQAGQPWELALARFWDYLRWVQTVSDQVQGEVLSNQVTQELTVLMEETIKEVKAYRAELEEQLGPMASETQARVAKELQAAQARLRSDMEDVRNRLTQYRGEVQAMLGQSTEELRARFASHMRKLRKRMLRDAEDLQKRLAVYRAGAREGAERSVSTIRERLWPLLEQARTRHANVGALATRPLRERADALGQQLRGRLEEVGSRARSHLEEVRGQMEEQANQIRQQAEAFQARLKSWFEPLVEDMQRQWAGLVEKVQAAMGTSPTTAAPPVETE, encoded by the exons ATGAAGGTTCTGTGGGCCGCGCTGGTGGTCACGCTCCTGGCAG GATGCTGGGCCGATGTGGAACCAGAGTCCCCACTGGAGggggagccagagccagagccgaagctggaGCGGGAGCTGGAGCCTGAGGCCGGGTGGCAGGCTGGTCAGCCCTGGGAGCTAGCACTGGCCCGCTTCTGGGATTACCTCCGCTGGGTGCAGACAGTGTCTGACCAGGTGCAGGGGGAAGTCCTCAGCAACCAGGTCACCCAGGAACTGAC GGTGCTGATGGAGGAGACCATAAAGGAGGTGAAAGCCTACAGGGCAGAGCTGGAGGAGCAGCTGGGTCCCATGGCCTCGGAGACACAGGCCCGCGTGGCCAAGGAGCTGCAGGCGGCGCAGGCCCGGCTACGCTCGGACATGGAGGATGTGCGCAACCGCCTGACGCAGTACCGCGGCGAGGTGCAGGCCATGCTGGGCCAGAGCACCGAGGAGCTGCGGGCGCGCTTTGCCTCCCACATGCGCAAGCTGCGCAAGCGGATGCTGCGGGACGCCGAGGACCTGCAGAAGCGCCTGGCCGTGTACCGCGCCGGGGCGCGCGAAGGCGCCGAGCGCAGCGTGAGCACCATCCGCGAGCGCCTCTGGCCGCTGCTGGAGCAGGCCCGCACGCGGCACGCCAACGTGGGGGCCCTGGCCACCCGGCCGCTGCGCGAGCGGGCCGACGCCCTGGGCCAGCAGCTGCGCGGGCGGCTGGAGGAGGTGGGCAGCCGCGCCCGCAGCCACCTGGAGGAGGTGCGCGGGCAGATGGAGGAGCAGGCCAACCAGATACGCCAGCAGGCCGAGGCCTTCCAGGCCCGCCTCAAGAGCTGGTTCGAGCCCCTAGTGGAAGACATGCAGCGCCAGTGGGCTGGGCTGGTGGAGAAGGTGCAGGCGGCCATGGGCACAAGCCCCACCACTGCAGCGCCGCCGGTGGAGACAGAATGA